A genomic region of Oryza glaberrima chromosome 1, OglaRS2, whole genome shotgun sequence contains the following coding sequences:
- the LOC127754887 gene encoding uncharacterized protein LOC127754887: MDFYDDDDDNLITEWWDQEELSDDDDYYIVAALLTDIEHKRTKRKRRGSVPAREIIHRDRFAGNLRIVADYFADPPVYNAKLFRRRFRMSRELFLRIVASVEAHDDYFRQRPNAMGLFGATALQKMYGAIRMLTYDIPADSLDEVVRISESTMIEAFKHFVKAVVDVFSDQYLRAPTAEDTARLLAINTPRGFPGMLGCIDCMHWRWKNCPTGWKGQYSGHVDGPTMILEAVASKDLWIWHSFFGLPGSLNDINVLQRSPLFQRLTSGTAPELEFMVNGKKYTMGYYLADGIYRSRATFVKTISNPQGNKRIHYAKVQEGVRKDVERAFGVLQARFAMVRGPARFWDTETLWYIMTACVIMHNMIIENERDEDVDFDYDQEDSEVLRKEE; encoded by the coding sequence ATGGActtctacgacgacgacgacgacaatcTCATTACCGAATGGTGGGATCAAGAGGAGTTGTCTGACGATGATGACTACTATATTGTAGCTGCTCTTCTTACGGACATAGAGCATAAGAGGACCAAAAGAAAGCGTCGTGGTTCAGTCCCAGCTCGTGAGATAATTCATAGGGACAGGTTTGCTGGCAATTTGCGCATAGTGGCTGATTATTTTGCAGATCCTCCTGTATATAATGCAAAATTATTTAGGAGGAGGTTCAGAATGTCAAGGGAGCTCTTCTTGCGCATCGTGGCTAGTGTGGAGGCTCATGATGACTACTTCAGGCAGAGACCGAATGCAATGGGTCTTTTCGGTGCTACTGCACTACAGAAGATGTATGGTGCAATTCGCATGCTTACATATGATATTCCAGCCGATAGTCTTGATGAAGTCGTGAGGATTTCAGAGAGCACCATGATAGAAGCTTTTAAGCACTTTGTCAAGGCTGTGGTAGATGTGTTTTCTGATCAGTACTTGAGGGCACCAACTGCTGAGGACACTGCAAGGTTGTTGGCTATAAACACTCCAAGGGGGTTCCCAGGGATGCTAGGTTGTATTGACTGTATGCATTGGAGGTGGAAGAATTGCCCAACAGGCTGGAAAGGACAATACTCAGGGCATGTGGATGGGCCAACCATGATTCTTGAAGCTGTTGCATCTAAAGATTTGTGGATTTGGCATTCCTTCTTTGGACTACCAGGTTCTCTTAATGATATCAATGTACTACAGAGATCACCACTCTTTCAAAGGCTTACATCAGGGACAGCTCCAGAGTTGGAGTTTATGGTGAATGGAAAGAAATACACCATGGGTTACTATCTTGCTGATGGCATATACCGTTCTCGGGCCACTTTTGTGAAGACCATTTCCAATCCACAAGGTAATAAGAGAATACATTatgcaaaagttcaagaagGAGTGAGAAAGGATGTTGAAAGAGCATTTGGTGTTCTACAAGCCCGCTTTGCAATGGTCAGAGGTCCTGCTAGATTTTGGGATACAGAGACCCTATGGTACATAATGACAGCTTGTGTAATTATGCACAACATGATCATTGAAAATGAGCGAGATGAAGATGTAGACTTCGACTATGATCAGGAGGACAGTGAGGTGTTGAGGAAGGAGGAATAG
- the LOC127760847 gene encoding cytochrome P450 710A1-like, whose protein sequence is MAAVVDFLDLRAAAPFVVAALAFYFLVEQLSYHRKKGPLPGPPLVVPFVGSVAHMIRDPTGFWDAQAARARKSGAGLAADFLIGRFVVFIRDSELSHRVFANVRPDAFHLIGHPFGKKLFGDHNLIYMFGEDHKDLRRRIAPNFTPRALSTYAAIQQRVILSHLRRWLDRSAANGGKAEPIRVPCRDMNLETSQTVFAGPYLTKEAREKFERDYNFFNVGLMALPVDLPGFAFRSARLGVARLVRTLGECARASKARMRAGGEPECLVDFWMQETVREIDEAKAAGKPPPAHTDDEELGGFLFDFLFAAQDASTSSLCWAVSALDSHPDVLAGVRAEVASLWSPESGEPITAEKIAEMKYTQAVAREVVRHRPPATLVPHIAGEEFQLTEWYTIPKGTIVFPSVYESSFQGFPEPDTFDPERFFSEARREDVVYKRNFLAFGAGPHQCVGQRYALNHLVLFMALFVSVVDFRRDRTEGCDEPVYMPTIVPRDSCTVYLKQRCAKFPSF, encoded by the coding sequence atggcggcggtggtggactTCCTGGacctgcgggcggcggcgccgttcgtggtggcggcgctggcgtTCTACTTCCTGGTCGAGCAGCTGTCCTACCACCGCAAGAAGGGCCCGCTGCCGGGCCCGCCGCTCGTCGTGCCGTTCGTCGGCAGCGTCGCGCATATGATCCGCGACCCGACCGGGTTCTGGGACGCGCAGGCGGCGCGCGCCAGGAAGTCCGGCGCGGGGCTCGCCGCCGACTTCCTGATCGGCCGGTTCGTCGTCTTCATCCGCGACTCCGAGCTGTCCCACCGGGTCTTCGCCAACGTTCGCCCCGACGCGTTCCACCTCATCGGCCACCCATTCGGCAAGAAGCTCTTCGGCGACCACAACCTCATCTACATGTTCGGCGAGGACCACAaggacctccgccgccggatcgCGCCCAACTTCACGCCGCGCGCGCTCTCCACCTACGCCGCCATCCAGCAGCGCGTCATCCTCTCCCACCTCCGGCGGTGGCTCGACCGGAGCGCCGCCAACGGCGGCAAGGCCGAGCCGATTCGGGTGCCCTGCCGCGACATGAATCTCGAGACCTCGCAGACGGTGTTCGCGGGGCCGTACCTCACCAAGGAGGCGAGGGAGAAGTTCGAGAGGGACTACAATTTCTTCAATGTCGGCCTCATGGCCCTCCCCGTTGACCTGCCGGGGTTCGCATTCCGGAGCGCGAGGCTGGGCGTGGCGCGGCTGGTGCGCACGCTCGGCGAGTGCGCGCGGGCGAGCAAGGCGCGGatgcgcgccggcggcgaaccaGAGTGCCTCGTCGACTTCTGGATGCAGGAGACGGTGCGGGAGATCGACGAGGCCAAGGCAGCGGGGAAGCCGCCTCCGGCGCacaccgacgacgaggagctcggGGGCTTCCTGTTCGACTTCCTCTTCGCGGCGCAGGACGcgtccacctcctccctctgctGGGCCGTGTCCGCGCTGGACTCCCACCCGGACGTGCTCGCAGGCGTGCGCGCCGAGGTGGCCTCCCTCTGGTCCCCGGAGTCCGGCGAGCCCATCACCGCCGAGAAGATCGCGGAGATGAAGTACACTCAGGCCGTAGCTCGCGAGGTGGTCCGGCACCGGCCACCGGCGACGCTGGTGCCGCACATCGCCGGCGAGGAGTTCCAGCTGACGGAGTGGTACACGATCCCCAAGGGCACCATCGTGTTCCCGTCGGTGTACGAGTCGTCGTTCCAGGGGTTCCCCGAGCCGGACACGTTCGACCCGGAGCGCTTCTTCTCGGAGGCACGGAGGGAGGACGTGGTGTACAAGCGCAACTTCCTCGCGTTCGGCGCCGGGCCGCACCAGTGCGTCGGGCAGCGGTACGCGCTCAACCACCTCGTCCTATTCATGGCGCTCTTCGTCTCCGTCGTGGACTTCCGGCGAGACCGGACGGAGGGCTGCGACGAGCCGGTGTACATGCCGACCATCGTGCCGAGGGACAGCTGCACCGTGTACCTCAAGCAGCGATGCGCCAAGTTCCCATCTTTCTGA